The Portunus trituberculatus isolate SZX2019 chromosome 19, ASM1759143v1, whole genome shotgun sequence genome contains a region encoding:
- the LOC123506001 gene encoding facilitated trehalose transporter Tret1-like, with the protein MSWPNAFAAQLSSDNSTLLNHQLHFTPWEMDMVGSLLFAGMMTVVFPAGWLVGRFGRRLPIICGCFPLVIGWFFIYFANHGIFIFVGRFLCGFGLMIMMVSSKIYALEITNTSFRGMTIVTVDVMKFAGYITMATTVTNLTWYKMAALNVVLLVIFGITVLLVLPETPAFLAVQNKEAEARRILRVIRGPKADVDAELSLLKLHNAKEGGSLGYTALVKKDALKKMTALFVLLFFRAFCGSDVIISYTTRMLKDLGVTLDHGISTLIISSVSLSGIIPMSAVVDRVGRRLCMITSLVIMAMSYSALGFYAYFLPPPQLAGHKLDIRLLPSLDDNVTVSYLPEATRYVEPRHACGSQIFALSIWLHPRLFQLFFSFCYLPTPGPGLFDGGEVESRLFPVFCFIGITLGNAAGMSTLPTMIVMEYFPTSSRAQGMSVCMLWLNFITVAALQAYSTLVEALTLAGLYWQYALISVAAIFHVLFFIQETNQQNIG; encoded by the exons ATGTCCTGGCCCAATGCCTTCGCCGCCCAGCTTTCTTCCGACAATTCCACTCTACTTAACCACCAGCTGCACTTCACGCCCTGGGAAATGGACATGGTGG GCAGCCTACTCTTCGCTGGCATGATGACAGTAGTGTTCCctgctggctggttggttgggaGGTTTGGCCGCCGCCTACCGATCATCTGCGGCTGTTTCCCCCTTGTTATAGGCTGGTTCTTCATTTACTTCGCAAATCATGGTATCTTCATCTTCGTCGGCAG GTTTCTCTGCGGATTCGGCTTAATGATCATGATGGTATCCTCAAAGATATACGCTCTTGAAATCACCAACACCAGCTTCCGCGGCATGACCATCGTCACTGTAGACGTCATGAAGTTCGCGGGATACATAACGATGGCGACGACTGTAACTAACTTAACATGGTACAAGATGGCAGCGCTCAACGTTGTTCTGTTAGTTATATTCGGCATCACTGTGCTGCTGGTCCTGCCCGAGACTCCTGCATTCCTCGCTGTGCAGAACAAGGAGGCTGAGGCGCGCCGAATCCTGAGGGTAATCAGAGGTCCGAAAGCTGACGTAGATGCAGAGCTGTCTCTTTTGAAACTCCATAATGCAAAGGAAGGCGGTAGTTTAGGGTACACTGCCTTGGTGAAAAAGGacgcattaaaaaaaatgacagcatTGTTTGTACTGCTTTTCTTCCGGGCTTTCTGTGGCTCAGATGTAATCATATCGTACACAACACGCATGCTGAAAGACCTTGGCGTCACACTGGACCACGGCATCAGCACACTCATCATCTCCTCAGTAAGTCTGAGCGGAATCATTCCCATGAGCGCCGTGGTGGACCGCGTGGGACGCCGCTTATGTATGATAACGTCCCTTGTGATCATGGCTATGAGCTACAGTGCGCTTGGATTTTATGCTTACTTCCTACCGCCCCCACAATTGGCCGGGCATAAACTTGACATCAGACTGTTACCTTCGCTGGACGACAACGTGACGGTCTCCTATCTGCCTGAAGCTACAAGGTATGTGGAGCCACGACACGCTTGTGGTTCACAAATATTTGCTCTTTCTATATGGCTACACCCCAGgctctttcaactttttttttctttttgctactTACCCACTCCAGGACCAGGGTTATTTGA TGGCGGCGAAGTGGAAAGCCGCTTGTTTCCTGTGTTCTGCTTCATCGGGATCACCCTCGGCAATGCTGCCGGCATGAGCACCTTACCAACGATgatagtgatggagtatttcCCGACAAGCAGCAGGGCACAG GGGATGAGCGTGTGTATGTTATGGTTAAATTTCATAACCGTGGCCGCCCTTCAGGCCTACAGCACACTGGTGGAGGCGCTTACGTTGGCGGGACTCTACTGGCAGTATGCACTCATCTCTGTTGCCGCGATATTTCATGTCCTGTTCTTCATCCAGGAGACCAACCAGCAGAAcattggctga